Proteins encoded in a region of the Anguilla anguilla isolate fAngAng1 chromosome 10, fAngAng1.pri, whole genome shotgun sequence genome:
- the mvk gene encoding mevalonate kinase, protein MPIKECIVSAPGKAILHGEHAVVHGKVALAVSLNLRTYLRLEPNSAGKVCINLPNIDTFLSWDVTSLQSLQPDRAADPKNAKELDTDLVSRLRGFIGVTDGNTDTSTMAVLAFLYIYLSVFTESGGLPGATVWVWSELPTGAGLGSSAAFSVCLAAASLRARGAVTCPLGDRDQTARWSEEEMELINAWAFLGEKIIHGNPSGVDNAVSTWGGILRYHAGKITPLSRVPMLRILLTNTKVPRSTKVLVAGVKDKINKFPSIMNPVLESIDAVSSTCQLTLTEMASDPTPEHYSVLEELMDINQHHLNVIGVGHPSLDALCQTTLAQGLHSKLTGAGGGGCGITLLRPDTDCSVIRRTAEELRGRGYECWETSIGAPGLLQHSPSSLGGQVQRVLNGH, encoded by the exons ATGCCTATAAAGGAATGTATTGTCTCTGCACCCGGAAAAGCCATTCTTCACGGAGAGCATGCTGTAGTCCATGGGAAG GTGGCCCTGGCTGTGAGCTTGAACCTGCGCACGTATCTGCGCTTGGAGCCGAATTCGGCCGGGAAAGTTTGCATCAATCTGCCAAACATCGACACATTCCTTTCCTGGGATGTCACATCGCTGCAGTCGCTGCAGCCTGACCGCGCAG CTGACCCGAAGAATGCGAAGGAGCTGGATACTGACCTTGTTTCTAGGCTGCGGGGTTTTATCGGGGTGACGGACGGTAATACAGACACCAGCACCATGGCTGTCCTCGCCTTCCTGTACATCTACCTCTCCGTTTTTACCGAGTCCGG GGGGCTGCCCGGCGcgactgtgtgggtgtggtcggAGCTGCCCACCGGCGCCGGCTTGGGGTCCAGCGCGGCGTTCTCCGTGTGCCTCGCCGCGGCGTCGCTGCGCGCCAGGGGGGCCGTCACCTGCCCGCTGGGCGACCGGGACCAGACAGCCAG GTGGAGCgaggaggagatggagctgATCAACGCGTGGGCCTTCCTCGGGGAGAAGATCATCCACGGGAACCCGTCGGGGGTGGACAACGCCGTGAGCACGTGGG GTGGAATATTGAGATACCACGCCGGGAAGATCACGCCACTCAGCAG ggTCCCCATGTTGCGAATCCTGCTCACAAACACCAAAGTTCCGCGCAGCACCAAGGTACTTGTTGCCGGAGTGAAGGACAAAATTAACAAG TTTCCCTCGATAATGAACCCGGTGCTGGAGTCCATAGATGCCGTCTCCTCTACGTGTCAGCTGACTCTGACCGAAATGGCCAGCGATCCCACCCCAGAGCACTACAGCGTTCTGGAG GAGCTGATGGACATCAACCAGCACCACCTGAACGTGATCGGGGTGGGGCACCCCTCCCTGGACGCCCTCTGCCAAACGACGCTGGCCCAGGGGCTCCACAGCAAGCTgacgggggccgggggcgggggctgcgGCATCACCCTCCTCAGGCCAg ACACGGACTGCTCGGTGATCCGGCGCACCGCGGAGGAGCTGAGGGGCCGTGGCTATGAATGCTGGGAAACGAGCATCGGCGCGCCCGGCCTGCTGCAGCACTCGCCGTCCTCCCTCGGGGGCCAAGTTCAGCGGGTTTTAAACGGTCACTGA
- the mmab gene encoding corrinoid adenosyltransferase: protein MASVIIKHIASRCVLRTYKKSIRVCWTRPLCASTNDTGNAAKSERGNKAPKIYTKTGDKGFSSTFTGERRPKEDGVFEALGATDELSCAIGLAREFCIDQGHAFTEELEKIQCVLQDVGSNIATPQSSARQSHLKKTMFSGHPLSDLERWIDKYTEELPPLTNFILPSGGKSSAALHVARSVCRRAERSVAPIVRSREVDAEVAKFLNRLSDYLFTVARYAAMKEGNRETIYRRPE, encoded by the exons ATGGCTTCCGTGATAATAAAACACATTGCTTCTCGTTGCGTTCTCAGAACTTACAAAAAATCCATTCGTGTATGTTGGACCAGACCTTTATGTGCAAGTACAAATGATACAGG TAATGCAGCAAAATCAGAACGAGGCAACAAGGCAcctaaaatatatacaaaaacagGAGACAAAG GTTTCTCCAGCACTTTCACCGGTGAAAGAAGGCCAAAGGAGGACGGTGTTTTCGAAGCCTTAGGGGCAACCGATGAGCTGTCCTGCGCTATAGG ATTGGCCAGAGAATTCTGCATCGACCAAGGCCATGCATTCACAGAAGAGCTAGAAAAG ATTCAGTGTGTGCTACAAGATGTGGGATCGAATATCGCCACACCCCAGTCATCAGCAAGGCAAAGTCACTTAA AGAAGACCATGTTTAGTGGACACCCTCTCTCTGACCTGGAACGCTGGATTGACAAATATACCGAGGAACTTCCTCCACTGACCAACTTCATTTTACCC TCCGGAGGGAAGAGCAGTGCCGCCCTGCACGTGGCCCGGTCAGTGTGCCGCAGGGCGGAGCGCAG CGTTGCCCCTATCGTACGGTCACGTGAGGTGGACGCAGAAGTGGCCAAGTTTCtgaacag GCTCAGCGATTACCTGTTCACCGTAGCCAGGTACGCGGCTATGAAAGAGGGCAACAGGGAGACCATCTACAGGAGGCCTGAATGA
- the aldh3b2 gene encoding aldehyde dehydrogenase family 3 member B1, producing the protein MLIKGGKSMSAPPSPSPARWFKALRRTRIEESCTKAGPAACAEQLKRARAAFRAGRTSKESFRRAQLETLVRMLAEHECDFVDALCRDLHKPRFESVVSELILVKNEALYAINNLTKWMEPQHVERNLATSLDECMVVCEPLGVVLVVGAWCSPVQLCLVPLVGAIAAGNCVIINPSDTSSHTAELLHRLIPSYLDNECYHVLLASASDLPEIVDLKFDHVFFTGNSADGTKVAQAAARGLTPVTLVLDGTNPCYVDAECDAGAAGRRIAWARFQNAGQSAAAPDYVLCHAGARDALLRELRCALLQFYGPDPRQSRSFGRLASAEGFARVRGLLARSGTVAAGGQVNEAEKYIAPTLLTEVVETDPIMQQEIFGPVLPILTVSDVDEAIAFICRREKPLCVYAYSSNSKVISRLMEETSSGSFCANDCILQSLMVVLPFGGVGASGMGSYHGRASFDTFSHRKSCLLRGTRIECVTYLRYPPYEDRNLSLMTWASTLSYKSQGWCQIL; encoded by the exons ATGTTAAtcaaggggggaaaaagcatGAGCGCACCACCCAGCCCATCTCCGGCGCGATGGTTCAAGGCGTTGAGAAG aacCCGGATAGAGGAGTCCTGCACAAAGGCCGGCCCCGCGGCCTGCGCGGAGCAGCTGAAGAGGGCTCGAGCCGCGTTCCGAGCCGGACGCACGTCCAAGGAGAGCTTCCGACGCGCCCAGCTCGAGACCCTGGTCCGCATGCTGGCCGAGCACGAGTGCGACTTCGTGGACGCGCTCTGCAGGGACCTCCACAAG CCCCGCTTTGAGTCGGTGGTGTCGGAGCTGATCCTGGTGAAGAACGAGGCGCTGTACGCCATCAACAACCTCACAAAGTGGATGGAGCCCCAGCACGTGGAGAGGAACCTG GCCACCTCCCTGGATGAGTGCATGGTGGTGTGCGAGCCCCtgggggtggtgttggtggtcgGGGCCTGGTGCAGTCCAGTCCAACTCTGCCTGGTGCCTCTGGTGGGGGCCATTGCTGCTG GTAACTGTGTGATCATCAATCCCTCAGATACCAGCTCTCACACAGCAGAGCTTCTACACAGACTTATCCCGTCCTACCTGGATAAT GAGTGCTACCATGTGCTACTTGCCTCAGCCAGTGACCTGCCTGAGATTGTAGATCTCAAGTTTGATCATGTATTCTTTACAG GCAACAGCGCGGACGGGACCAAGGTGGCGCAGGCGGCGGCGCGCGGGCTGACGCCGGTCACGCTGGTGCTGGACGGGACCAACCCGTGCTACGTGGACGCGGAGTGCGACGCGGGCGCGGCGGGGCGGCGCATCGCCTGGGCGCGCTTCCAGAACGCCGGGCAGAGCGCGGCGGCGCCCGACTACGTGCTGTGCCACGCCGGCGCCCGCGACGCCCTGCTGCGGGAGCTGCGCTGCGCCCTGCTGCAGTTCTACGGGCCCGACCCGCGCCAGTCCCGCAGCTTCGGGCGCCTGGCCAGCGCCGAGGGCTTCGCCCGCGTCCGCGGCCTGCTCGCCAGGTCCGGCACGGTGGCCGCCGGGGGCCAGGTGAACGAGGCCGAGAAGTACAtcg CCCCTACCCTGCTGACGGAGGTGGTGGAGACGGATCCCATCATGCAGCAGGAGATATTCGGGCCGGTCCTGCCCATCCTGACCGTGAGCGACGTGGACGAAGCCATCGCCTTCATCTGCAGGCGGGAGAAGCCGCTCTGCGTGTACGCGTACTCCAGCAACAGCAAG GTCATCTCCCGTCTGATGGAGGAAACGTCCAGCGGGAGCTTCTGCGCCAACGACTGCATTCTGCAGAGTCTGATGGTGGTGCTGCCCTTTGGGGGAGTGG GTGCCAGCGGGATGGGCTCGTACCACGGACGCGCCAGCTTCGACACCTTCTCCCACAGGAAGTCCTGCCTGCTGCGGGGGACGCGCATCGAGTGCGTGACCTACCTGCGCTACCCGCCCTACGAGGACCGCAACCTGTCGCTCATGACCTGGGCCAGCACCCTGTCCTACAAGAGCCAGGGCTGGTGCCAGATCCtgtga